From one Methanomassiliicoccales archaeon genomic stretch:
- the pcn gene encoding proliferating cell nuclear antigen (pcna): MLHAKVKSEILKSIVDVVSTLVDEAKFNIAPDRLSLKAVDPAHVAMVNLLLQKGAFEEYKADDTELGIDLDKIKEVLRLAKAGEILEIEQDENHNRLVINVGNITRRMNLVDTTGMSDPKVPNLNLPAVVVVTSDELQKGIKAAENISDYIALTASPDGFEMFSEGDTDSVSLRLSKDLLVSLECKEKVRSLFPLDYFSNMVRAIPSGTTIKISLGNDFPVKLEFKIADGKGEVSYLLAPRIESD; the protein is encoded by the coding sequence ATGCTTCATGCGAAAGTGAAGTCAGAGATTCTCAAGAGCATTGTCGATGTCGTTTCGACGCTTGTGGATGAAGCGAAGTTCAACATTGCGCCGGATAGGCTCAGTCTGAAAGCGGTCGATCCCGCGCACGTTGCTATGGTTAACCTATTGCTTCAGAAGGGTGCGTTTGAAGAATATAAGGCGGACGATACTGAGCTCGGGATTGATCTTGATAAGATCAAAGAAGTTCTAAGACTCGCGAAGGCAGGAGAAATCCTTGAGATCGAACAGGACGAGAATCATAATAGACTTGTCATCAATGTGGGAAACATCACAAGGAGAATGAACTTGGTAGATACAACGGGTATGTCTGACCCCAAGGTTCCAAATCTCAACCTGCCCGCAGTAGTTGTTGTGACTTCCGATGAGCTCCAAAAAGGGATCAAAGCGGCGGAGAATATTTCTGATTACATCGCTTTGACTGCTTCGCCTGACGGATTTGAGATGTTTTCAGAGGGTGATACGGATTCTGTAAGCCTCAGGCTCTCCAAGGATCTTCTGGTTTCGCTTGAATGCAAGGAGAAAGTCCGAAGTCTTTTCCCGCTTGACTACTTCTCGAATATGGTAAGAGCAATCCCCTCAGGTACGACAATAAAGATCAGCCTGGGCAATGATTTTCCTGTAAAACTCGAGTTCAAAATTGCTGATGGGAAGGGCGAAGTCAGTTATCTGCTTGCGCCAAGGATTGAAAGCGATTAG
- a CDS encoding transcription factor S, which yields MFCPECRSLMFPKNGVFKCSKCGKEQKMNGERQTFTTRIREKELVVIDSNAPTLPKTKVECPKCGHDEAFWVLRQTRAADEPETRIYRCTECGYSWREY from the coding sequence ATGTTCTGTCCGGAATGTAGATCATTGATGTTTCCTAAGAACGGCGTATTCAAGTGCAGTAAATGTGGCAAAGAACAGAAAATGAACGGTGAAAGACAAACTTTCACCACGAGGATTCGAGAAAAGGAACTGGTAGTGATTGATTCAAACGCCCCAACGCTTCCGAAAACAAAGGTGGAGTGTCCTAAGTGCGGACACGACGAAGCTTTTTGGGTTTTGAGACAGACGAGAGCGGCCGATGAGCCCGAGACCCGTATTTATCGCTGCACGGAATGTGGTTATTCTTGGAGAGAATACTAA
- a CDS encoding secondary thiamine-phosphate synthase enzyme YjbQ, with protein MMFRKTVTIETRGEEDLIDITDHIKSAIRESGVSDGLACVFVPHSTAALLTIENEPGLRNDIRKALERIAPKNSNYDHNRAWGDDNGHSHIRSSFLGTSLTIPFSGGSPDLGTWQQVVLMELDIRKRSRKVIIQIMGE; from the coding sequence ATGATGTTCAGAAAAACGGTGACTATTGAAACGAGAGGCGAAGAAGATCTGATCGACATCACCGATCACATAAAGAGTGCGATCAGGGAATCCGGAGTCTCTGACGGACTCGCCTGTGTTTTCGTCCCTCACTCGACAGCGGCATTGCTGACGATTGAAAATGAGCCAGGATTGAGAAATGACATCAGGAAAGCGCTCGAGCGCATTGCGCCGAAGAATTCTAATTATGATCACAATAGGGCCTGGGGGGACGATAATGGACATTCTCACATCCGATCGTCGTTTCTTGGAACCTCTCTAACCATCCCTTTTTCGGGAGGATCTCCCGATCTGGGGACATGGCAACAGGTCGTTCTCATGGAACTGGACATTCGAAAGAGAAGCAGAAAAGTAATCATTCAGATTATGGGAGAGTAA
- a CDS encoding MBL fold metallo-hydrolase — MMIKFLGGADIVGRMGIFLRHKDANLLLEYGMRPSKPPQYPMPSPPVDYVFLSHCHLDHSGMVPWLCKRYDTEVVATSSTMTITRVLLEDALKVADAEGYPRPFESTDIKTALRNFTTMEFGETVDVAGFEVEMHSAGHVPGAAMYELRGDDVTLFTGDINTRNTQLVWGAHPVKCDNLIIEATYAGRTHPNRAKTEKRLLEKIGEVVDRGGKVIIPCFAVGRTQEVMLILRNEKYDMWVDGMGRTVTRLYLDQPEYLRSEKNLRVAKGRFKEVRTPAGRERAKKGEVIVTTGGMLDGGPVMEYLKDIKDDRKSAILLTGYQVEGSNGRQLLDTGMIDIYGVKEKIKCEVEAFDLSAHSDHNELIAFIRACSPKNVVLCHSENREVLAKELEGEFNVYLPKPGEEFELG, encoded by the coding sequence ATGATGATTAAATTTCTGGGCGGGGCGGACATCGTCGGAAGAATGGGTATATTCCTCCGACACAAAGATGCAAACTTACTTCTTGAATACGGCATGAGACCTTCAAAACCACCTCAATATCCAATGCCGAGTCCTCCAGTTGACTATGTTTTCCTTTCCCACTGCCATCTAGATCACAGCGGTATGGTTCCTTGGTTATGCAAAAGGTACGACACGGAAGTTGTTGCGACCTCTTCGACAATGACGATAACGAGGGTTCTGCTTGAAGATGCGCTCAAGGTTGCAGATGCAGAAGGATATCCCAGACCATTTGAGAGTACAGACATCAAGACAGCCCTGAGAAATTTTACGACGATGGAATTCGGAGAAACTGTAGACGTAGCTGGATTTGAAGTGGAGATGCACAGTGCTGGCCACGTGCCTGGTGCGGCGATGTACGAGTTGAGAGGTGACGATGTGACGCTATTTACCGGTGATATCAATACCAGAAACACTCAACTCGTTTGGGGGGCGCACCCCGTGAAATGCGACAACCTCATCATCGAGGCCACATACGCGGGCAGAACTCATCCAAACAGGGCAAAGACTGAAAAAAGGCTTCTCGAAAAGATCGGAGAGGTTGTGGACCGAGGTGGCAAGGTCATCATTCCATGCTTTGCCGTCGGAAGAACTCAAGAGGTTATGCTCATTTTGAGAAATGAGAAATACGATATGTGGGTAGACGGCATGGGGAGAACCGTCACCCGTCTTTATCTGGACCAACCTGAATATCTGCGCTCAGAAAAGAATCTGAGGGTCGCAAAAGGTAGATTTAAAGAGGTGAGGACGCCAGCTGGACGCGAGCGTGCAAAGAAGGGCGAAGTCATCGTGACAACTGGTGGGATGCTTGATGGCGGGCCTGTGATGGAATACCTCAAAGACATCAAAGACGATAGGAAAAGTGCGATTCTTTTAACTGGCTATCAGGTCGAGGGGTCGAACGGGAGACAGCTCCTCGACACAGGTATGATCGATATTTACGGGGTAAAGGAAAAGATCAAATGTGAGGTGGAAGCATTTGACCTGTCAGCACACTCAGATCATAACGAATTGATCGCGTTCATTCGGGCCTGCTCACCAAAGAATGTCGTGCTCTGTCACAGCGAGAACAGAGAAGTCCTCGCAAAGGAATTGGAAGGAGAATTCAACGTTTATCTGCCGAAACCAGGGGAAGAATTCGAACTAGGATAA
- the nadC gene encoding carboxylating nicotinate-nucleotide diphosphorylase encodes MNEITDYLKEDVGFGDITSDILLNDEVGNAKIVANEEGVLAGLEEAIEIFERLGVNTFPMARDGERITKGEDVLVLEGPLKKILLGERLALNFLMKMSGIATATNNILKECRKFNPNVKIAATRKTTPGFRKYEKKAVIIGGGDPHRYRLDDAILIKDNHLRVVGSITEAVSKAKSVSFTKKIEVEVETIEQAVEAAKAGADIIMFDNMSVEQVEVASLAVKKLNDRILVEVSGGLTPETAPKYARHADILSLGWITHSSKAIHFSLEITSVKAPETA; translated from the coding sequence ATGAATGAGATCACTGACTATCTCAAGGAGGATGTGGGTTTTGGGGATATCACGAGTGACATCCTCCTCAATGATGAAGTAGGAAATGCAAAGATCGTCGCGAACGAGGAAGGTGTTCTTGCGGGTCTTGAAGAGGCGATCGAGATCTTCGAAAGGCTCGGCGTCAACACATTTCCGATGGCGAGAGACGGGGAGAGAATCACGAAAGGAGAAGACGTCCTCGTTCTGGAAGGGCCTTTGAAAAAAATTCTGCTTGGTGAAAGACTCGCGCTCAATTTCCTTATGAAAATGAGTGGCATTGCAACTGCCACAAATAATATTCTGAAGGAGTGTAGAAAGTTTAACCCAAATGTCAAGATCGCTGCGACCAGGAAGACTACCCCTGGGTTCAGAAAATACGAGAAGAAGGCGGTCATCATCGGCGGTGGAGATCCTCATCGTTATCGGCTCGACGATGCGATTCTCATCAAAGATAACCATCTGAGGGTCGTTGGGAGTATCACCGAGGCTGTTTCGAAGGCGAAAAGTGTTTCTTTCACAAAGAAAATTGAAGTCGAAGTCGAAACGATCGAACAGGCGGTAGAGGCGGCAAAGGCTGGCGCAGATATCATCATGTTCGATAATATGTCAGTGGAACAAGTCGAAGTCGCGTCTCTTGCGGTGAAGAAACTCAATGATCGAATTCTTGTTGAGGTCTCAGGGGGATTGACCCCTGAGACAGCGCCAAAATATGCCAGACATGCGGATATCCTTTCCCTGGGATGGATCACACATTCGTCGAAGGCGATCCACTTCAGCCTCGAGATCACGAGTGTCAAGGCGCCCGAAACTGCCTAG
- a CDS encoding CoB--CoM heterodisulfide reductase iron-sulfur subunit B family protein, whose protein sequence is MSRTFYLFRGCLIPTRLPFLERSSIFVLDKMKVHYEPLPGATCCVEPIGLRSLAVDTWLVAAARLLSIAEENDRDILTLCNGCLMSLKEAKHALKSQKIRDRVNEVLAGIGRRYTGKTEIIHLVDLIAKRRTALDELVVKRGTGMRVAIHPGCHLVRPTKLTSYDQSYYTRALSEIASSLGAEVVAEEDWPNCCGGGVSNVNEVLSSKVLDELIDEFATAGANCILTPCPFCFVQFDLRQKRGMPVLYFSEFLALALGASSEEIGLRYHKTKVVV, encoded by the coding sequence TTGAGCCGCACCTTTTATCTCTTCCGTGGATGTCTTATCCCGACGAGACTCCCATTTCTGGAACGGTCTTCCATTTTTGTACTGGACAAAATGAAGGTTCATTATGAGCCGCTGCCCGGTGCGACTTGTTGTGTCGAGCCGATCGGACTAAGGTCGCTCGCCGTTGATACTTGGTTAGTCGCGGCCGCGAGGTTACTTTCTATTGCTGAAGAAAATGATCGGGACATCCTTACTTTGTGCAACGGGTGCCTAATGTCCCTCAAGGAAGCAAAGCACGCACTCAAGTCGCAAAAAATAAGAGACCGCGTCAACGAGGTGCTCGCCGGGATCGGTAGGAGGTATACGGGTAAGACAGAAATCATTCATCTCGTAGATCTGATCGCAAAAAGAAGAACGGCGCTTGATGAACTCGTGGTTAAACGAGGCACGGGAATGCGAGTCGCAATTCATCCTGGGTGTCATCTTGTTCGCCCCACTAAATTGACCTCATATGATCAGAGTTATTATACGCGGGCACTCAGCGAAATTGCCAGTTCCTTGGGTGCTGAGGTCGTCGCAGAAGAGGATTGGCCAAATTGCTGCGGCGGAGGTGTGTCCAATGTCAATGAAGTACTGTCTTCAAAGGTGCTTGATGAGTTGATCGATGAATTCGCAACAGCGGGTGCAAATTGTATCCTGACGCCATGCCCCTTTTGTTTTGTCCAGTTTGATCTCAGGCAAAAACGAGGTATGCCAGTCCTCTATTTTTCTGAATTTCTGGCACTCGCACTCGGTGCCTCCTCCGAAGAAATCGGATTGAGATATCACAAGACGAAGGTCGTTGTCTAG
- a CDS encoding 4Fe-4S dicluster domain-containing protein, with protein sequence MKKSVFDPMLLTAIREVWSDLTLWECHQCGQCSAVCPSLSHGGIRIREIIERVMLGAINVEKEDAIWSCMMCQSCTERCQLDVNPSFIVTLVRNLASERGHIPKHYLEEARLFIRTGLSFPKTGLTKKMRSEMKLDDIDIDQKTMDEVKFIVNRTRLGRLGL encoded by the coding sequence GTGAAAAAGTCTGTTTTTGACCCCATGCTTCTAACGGCGATCAGAGAGGTTTGGTCCGATCTCACTCTATGGGAATGTCACCAGTGTGGGCAATGTTCCGCCGTCTGCCCGAGCCTGTCGCACGGTGGCATTCGGATAAGAGAAATAATCGAGCGTGTGATGCTTGGGGCGATCAACGTTGAAAAAGAGGATGCCATATGGTCCTGTATGATGTGTCAGAGTTGTACGGAAAGATGTCAGCTAGATGTTAATCCCTCGTTCATCGTCACTTTGGTACGGAATCTTGCTTCTGAGAGAGGGCATATTCCAAAGCATTATTTGGAGGAGGCGAGACTATTCATAAGGACAGGTCTCTCATTTCCAAAAACAGGTTTAACAAAGAAAATGAGAAGTGAAATGAAGCTCGACGATATTGATATCGATCAGAAAACGATGGATGAGGTCAAGTTTATTGTCAATAGGACTCGATTGGGGAGGCTAGGTCTTTGA
- a CDS encoding DUF6114 domain-containing protein, with the protein MHSAANYCPKCGAQLPVQESQPAGQAQYQPQYQQQYQVPYQQGYPTQYPRKTRPEGAIVLSMIAGVFIMINGLIVAILGAFMTFMFVPAGIIVLIAGLILGLIVLIAAIKLSQRPQEHITWGVIILVFSLVSIVIGGGFIIGMILGFIGGLLAIVWNA; encoded by the coding sequence ATGCATTCCGCAGCTAACTACTGCCCGAAATGTGGGGCACAACTGCCGGTTCAGGAAAGTCAACCGGCTGGACAAGCGCAATATCAACCGCAATACCAGCAACAGTACCAAGTGCCGTACCAACAAGGTTATCCAACACAATATCCTCGAAAAACGAGGCCAGAAGGAGCGATCGTACTTTCGATGATCGCAGGCGTCTTCATCATGATCAATGGACTGATTGTTGCGATCCTTGGCGCTTTCATGACATTCATGTTCGTTCCAGCAGGAATTATCGTGTTGATCGCTGGGTTGATCCTCGGATTGATCGTCCTGATAGCTGCAATAAAATTGAGCCAGCGTCCACAGGAACACATTACTTGGGGAGTCATCATCCTCGTTTTCTCGCTGGTGAGCATCGTCATCGGTGGAGGCTTCATCATCGGAATGATCCTTGGCTTCATCGGCGGACTGCTCGCGATCGTCTGGAATGCATAA
- a CDS encoding heterodisulfide reductase-related iron-sulfur binding cluster has product MRYSLFPGCIAKNLYPSIEKATSIVFKELGIELVEDPYTCCPAPGVIRSYDFDSWLVIAARNIATAEAKGTPLLTICNGCYGTLGAADRFLKAHPEYIERVNRFLATVDMRYLGATRVVHFVDLIKESLPQLKDAVRVELDLKVAIHYGCHYLKPSAHGGENPERPEILERIVECLGCESVDFPEKLSCCGAGGGVWSGNEDLSLAILHRKLNFIKEAGAECIIDICPFCHLQLDQGQKRLKTRFEIPVLHLNQLIGLSFGVKDKILGLHTHMVSTRNIAKKAKKARKDLFEENEEKEI; this is encoded by the coding sequence GTGAGATATTCACTCTTTCCCGGGTGCATCGCGAAGAATCTGTATCCTTCGATTGAGAAAGCGACCTCTATAGTTTTCAAGGAATTGGGAATTGAGCTTGTTGAAGACCCATACACTTGTTGCCCAGCCCCTGGTGTTATCAGGAGCTATGATTTTGATTCGTGGCTTGTCATTGCTGCGAGAAACATTGCCACTGCTGAAGCGAAGGGGACCCCACTCCTAACAATATGCAACGGTTGCTATGGAACGCTCGGTGCCGCGGACAGATTCCTTAAAGCACATCCTGAGTACATAGAGAGAGTCAACAGGTTCCTCGCTACCGTCGATATGAGATACTTAGGGGCCACAAGGGTGGTCCATTTCGTTGATCTCATCAAAGAAAGTCTGCCGCAGCTCAAAGATGCGGTAAGGGTCGAGCTCGATTTGAAGGTTGCAATTCACTATGGATGCCATTATCTGAAGCCCTCGGCTCACGGTGGTGAGAATCCTGAAAGACCGGAGATCCTCGAGAGGATCGTTGAATGTCTGGGTTGCGAGAGCGTGGATTTTCCAGAAAAACTGAGTTGTTGCGGTGCTGGTGGTGGTGTCTGGAGTGGGAATGAAGATTTATCACTGGCCATTCTCCATCGGAAACTCAATTTCATCAAGGAAGCAGGCGCAGAATGTATCATCGACATCTGCCCCTTTTGTCATTTGCAGCTTGACCAGGGGCAAAAGCGGTTGAAAACAAGATTCGAAATCCCTGTACTCCACCTCAACCAGCTGATTGGCCTCTCATTCGGAGTCAAGGACAAGATCCTCGGCCTTCACACCCACATGGTTTCGACGAGGAACATTGCGAAAAAGGCGAAGAAGGCGAGGAAGGATCTTTTCGAAGAGAACGAAGAAAAGGAAATATGA
- a CDS encoding 4Fe-4S dicluster domain-containing protein produces the protein MALDLPTIIRNFDLRKCMQCGKCSASCPAGFESNLRTRMIIYMAKSGMDVLDLNELWSCTTCYTCQERCPKGVKVTDAIIFLRNLAARRGNFPRIHLTAIKAIYDTSNGFPLTPEISKIRSLLGLQKEPADVAHNEEALSKFRRLMESIEIINITREAQK, from the coding sequence ATGGCGCTTGACCTTCCAACCATCATAAGAAATTTTGATCTGAGGAAATGCATGCAATGTGGGAAGTGCTCGGCCTCGTGCCCAGCAGGCTTTGAATCAAACCTGAGGACGCGAATGATCATCTATATGGCCAAGTCCGGAATGGATGTCCTCGATTTGAACGAGCTTTGGAGCTGCACTACATGTTATACATGTCAGGAAAGATGTCCCAAGGGCGTCAAGGTGACGGACGCGATAATTTTCCTGAGAAACCTTGCCGCAAGGCGGGGGAATTTTCCAAGGATTCATCTCACTGCTATCAAAGCCATATATGACACATCTAATGGATTCCCATTGACGCCCGAGATCTCAAAAATAAGGTCCCTACTCGGGCTCCAGAAAGAGCCAGCGGATGTTGCCCACAACGAAGAAGCGCTATCCAAATTTCGGCGATTAATGGAATCGATCGAGATCATCAATATAACCAGGGAGGCCCAGAAGTGA
- a CDS encoding heterodisulfide reductase-related iron-sulfur binding cluster, whose protein sequence is MRVQPCNPTDTGKTDCTVCKKCSSVCPVNIDIGDIVRLHRYVAPSRGSHRDVFLLAQELMARGRVKPWLTPGLDTGRDEIYYFPGCLPIFDELLGWGTSYVRAANAGVAILNHFGVSPKIVYGCCGHDLYYAGKLDHFELIRNRLGEEINGPVIAGCAECYHSLKELHGLDAIHISEFISNEIKDIPEKPIITTFHDPCRLGRFYSKYDQPREILKKISTFKEMDHSKENSFCCGISAWFNCNSVSKEIRVRRLNEAIATGAQILVTSCSKCRIHLECIFNEESYNNVPPAITILDFQELVADALGIDFTLTPMDFGEKGQRLNPVTRSKDFTKHLLPTSCENAYLCTTCERCKVECDFHHDLVSIIEQLRISFVRCDLNPSPHKKVFENVRLTGNVFGERTPFALGRENAEYVYFPGCVAAYRRPQLMRSTMSILDAIGVDYEIPDGLLCCGSVLKRTGYDLSSLAEKNKEIIGGRKVIVSCAGCYSTLARDYTGISVTHISQFLRGNVDKLHLKRFAAKVAYHDPCHLGRKMQVYEDPRIVLREIPGIELVEFSESRDRAMCCGGGGGVRSSRRDLAAELSKKRLKQAEELRVDFVVSACPFCELNLEEQGGLQVFDLVEIIAKALEGNVNGA, encoded by the coding sequence ATGCGAGTTCAACCATGTAACCCTACTGATACAGGGAAGACTGATTGCACCGTCTGCAAAAAATGCTCATCCGTTTGTCCTGTTAACATCGACATCGGTGATATCGTCCGCCTTCACAGGTATGTGGCACCGTCACGGGGCTCGCACAGGGATGTCTTCCTTCTTGCGCAGGAACTGATGGCGAGGGGAAGGGTGAAACCATGGTTGACCCCAGGGCTCGATACTGGTAGGGACGAGATTTACTATTTCCCAGGCTGTCTTCCGATTTTTGATGAGCTCCTCGGATGGGGGACATCCTATGTTCGAGCGGCAAACGCGGGGGTTGCAATCCTGAATCATTTTGGTGTGTCCCCGAAGATCGTTTACGGTTGCTGCGGACACGATCTTTATTACGCGGGCAAACTCGATCATTTCGAACTGATTAGGAACCGCCTGGGTGAGGAAATCAATGGCCCTGTCATTGCAGGTTGTGCTGAATGTTATCACTCGCTTAAAGAACTCCACGGTCTCGACGCGATCCATATCTCTGAGTTCATTTCTAATGAGATCAAAGATATCCCTGAAAAGCCGATAATAACGACATTCCACGATCCCTGTAGGCTCGGGCGTTTTTATTCGAAGTATGACCAACCCCGTGAAATTCTCAAAAAGATCTCGACCTTTAAAGAAATGGATCATTCAAAAGAAAACTCATTCTGTTGTGGCATATCAGCTTGGTTCAATTGCAACAGTGTGTCGAAAGAGATTAGAGTTCGGAGACTGAATGAAGCAATTGCGACTGGCGCACAGATCCTAGTAACATCTTGCTCGAAATGCAGGATTCACCTCGAATGTATTTTCAATGAGGAGTCCTACAACAATGTGCCCCCAGCGATCACAATTCTTGATTTTCAGGAACTAGTTGCCGATGCGCTTGGAATCGATTTTACTCTCACTCCCATGGACTTCGGGGAAAAAGGTCAGCGGTTAAATCCTGTTACGCGAAGCAAGGACTTTACAAAACATCTTCTTCCTACTTCGTGCGAAAATGCGTATCTGTGCACCACTTGCGAGCGGTGTAAAGTCGAATGTGACTTTCATCATGATCTCGTTTCGATCATTGAACAGCTGAGGATCTCCTTTGTCAGGTGTGACCTCAATCCTAGCCCACATAAGAAGGTATTTGAAAATGTGAGGCTGACGGGGAACGTTTTCGGCGAGAGAACCCCCTTTGCATTAGGAAGAGAAAATGCGGAATACGTGTACTTCCCTGGTTGCGTCGCGGCGTATAGGCGGCCACAGCTCATGCGAAGCACCATGTCGATCCTCGATGCTATCGGCGTTGACTACGAGATCCCTGACGGACTTCTCTGTTGCGGTAGTGTCCTAAAGAGGACAGGATACGATCTCTCCTCTCTCGCTGAGAAGAACAAGGAGATCATAGGGGGGAGGAAAGTCATTGTTTCATGTGCTGGTTGCTACTCAACACTTGCAAGGGATTATACGGGCATCAGCGTCACTCATATCTCCCAATTCTTAAGGGGCAATGTTGATAAGCTCCACCTTAAACGTTTCGCGGCGAAAGTCGCATACCACGACCCGTGTCACCTCGGCCGGAAAATGCAAGTGTACGAGGATCCGAGAATTGTTCTCAGGGAAATCCCAGGGATTGAACTCGTCGAGTTTTCTGAATCGAGAGATCGTGCGATGTGTTGTGGTGGTGGCGGCGGGGTGAGGTCTTCAAGGAGGGATCTGGCTGCAGAGCTGAGTAAGAAAAGATTGAAGCAAGCGGAAGAACTCAGAGTTGACTTTGTCGTATCTGCTTGCCCATTCTGCGAGCTCAACCTTGAGGAACAAGGGGGACTGCAAGTCTTTGATCTCGTCGAAATAATTGCAAAGGCCCTGGAGGGGAATGTAAATGGCGCTTGA